Proteins co-encoded in one Deltaproteobacteria bacterium genomic window:
- a CDS encoding OFA family MFS transporter: MEAGFAGEKMMNRWWRVGGALLMNLPLGALYAWSIFVLPLENEFGWSRTQTSWVFTIAVFVFGLSFIAAGRIQDKKGPFWVSVTGSVLFSLGWILATYTRNLTYLYLTMGAVLGIGSGFGYATPIPVLSKWFPDRRGLAVGLAVAGYGGGSFIVSLIGKPMLTAFGWRDTFLYLGIGYFIATMIGAFILRNPPAGWKPAGWEPAAATAKVTATRHEFTPGEVVRTPTFYFMWIAYALATGAGLMLISQLVPFGRQQLGIVETAANLAIAVGAVGNASGRIFSGWLSDAFGRLQTLRLMVGVSILAFVVLPHIGGVAALYAMVFIVYYCYGTQLSVYASTTGDFFGTKNLGVNYGLVFTAWGVAGVIGPIIAGRLFDIFGNYTNAFYVGSAICVVALGSLLLAKRPVAPIIAGAEEPGRISRAA; encoded by the coding sequence ATGGAAGCGGGGTTCGCAGGAGAAAAAATGATGAACCGGTGGTGGCGCGTCGGCGGGGCCCTGTTGATGAACCTGCCCCTGGGCGCTCTGTACGCATGGAGCATCTTCGTGCTGCCGCTGGAAAATGAGTTCGGCTGGAGCCGGACTCAGACTTCATGGGTGTTTACCATCGCGGTGTTCGTTTTCGGCTTGAGTTTCATCGCGGCGGGACGGATACAGGACAAGAAGGGACCTTTCTGGGTTTCCGTTACCGGCTCGGTCCTGTTCAGCCTCGGATGGATACTTGCTACGTACACCAGAAACCTTACGTACCTTTACCTGACCATGGGGGCCGTCCTCGGCATCGGCAGCGGGTTCGGATATGCGACGCCGATCCCGGTGCTTTCCAAATGGTTCCCCGACCGGCGGGGTCTTGCGGTCGGCCTGGCGGTCGCCGGATACGGCGGCGGATCGTTCATAGTCTCCCTTATAGGTAAGCCGATGCTCACGGCTTTCGGCTGGCGGGACACCTTCCTGTACCTCGGGATCGGATACTTCATCGCTACCATGATCGGGGCCTTCATCCTCCGGAATCCGCCTGCGGGCTGGAAGCCGGCGGGTTGGGAGCCGGCGGCGGCGACGGCGAAAGTGACCGCCACCAGGCATGAATTCACTCCTGGCGAAGTGGTGAGAACTCCAACGTTTTATTTCATGTGGATCGCTTATGCGCTGGCCACAGGCGCCGGTCTCATGCTCATCAGCCAGTTGGTCCCGTTCGGAAGGCAGCAGTTGGGTATCGTCGAAACTGCCGCCAACCTTGCCATCGCCGTGGGCGCCGTAGGGAACGCGTCCGGGCGGATATTCTCCGGATGGCTGTCCGATGCGTTCGGACGGCTGCAGACGCTGCGCCTCATGGTGGGCGTGTCCATCCTCGCCTTCGTGGTCCTTCCGCACATCGGAGGGGTCGCGGCCCTGTACGCGATGGTCTTCATCGTTTATTACTGCTACGGGACGCAGCTTTCCGTGTACGCGTCCACGACGGGCGACTTCTTCGGCACGAAGAACCTCGGTGTTAACTATGGCCTCGTGTTCACGGCGTGGGGCGTAGCGGGCGTCATCGGCCCGATCATCGCGGGCCGCCTGTTCGATATTTTCGGGAACTACACCAACGCGTTCTATGTAGGCTCCGCGATCTGCGTCGTGGCGCTCGGGAGCCTGCTGCTCGCGAAGCGGCCGGTTGCGCCGATCATTGCGGGCGCGGAAGAGCCGGGAAGGATTTCCCGGGCGGCATAA
- a CDS encoding phage holin family protein, which yields MPFLVRMGANAIAILLIAYLLPSVMSADGALAALAAAFVLGLVNAVVRPIFVLLTLPVTVVTLGLFLLVVNGLLLLLVSSIVPGFHVSGFPGAVAGSLLISVISWILTRAVP from the coding sequence ATGCCGTTCCTGGTCCGAATGGGCGCCAACGCCATAGCCATCCTTCTGATCGCATACCTGCTTCCGTCTGTCATGTCGGCGGACGGCGCGCTTGCTGCGCTCGCCGCGGCGTTCGTGCTGGGCCTGGTCAACGCGGTCGTCCGCCCGATCTTTGTGCTTCTCACGTTACCTGTCACGGTTGTGACCCTTGGTCTGTTCCTCCTCGTGGTAAACGGGCTGCTACTCTTGCTTGTCTCCTCCATCGTCCCCGGATTCCACGTCAGCGGGTTCCCGGGCGCGGTGGCGGGCTCGCTTCTCATCAGCGTCATATCCTGGATACTTACGAGAGCGGTCCCATGA
- a CDS encoding Crp/Fnr family transcriptional regulator, whose product MPLSYTSADELFEGISDAEAQKVAHLCVERRYRKGATIFSKGDPADSLYILKEGRVRMVFLSGKGAETILHILKPDAVFGELLLSEERRALTAIAGTEVIATALPKRGLVELLTTIPAISRNFLRILSRRLAKVEKEFGDFGHTWSYHRLAQILLQLADEHGQETAQGTVISLRLTHEDIANLIGTTRETVTTQLNRFRRMKLVGRQGSSIVVHRRRLEDFASSVEARRPLP is encoded by the coding sequence ATGCCCCTCTCCTACACCTCCGCCGACGAACTGTTCGAGGGGATCTCCGACGCAGAGGCGCAGAAGGTCGCGCACCTCTGCGTCGAACGGAGATACCGCAAGGGCGCTACGATCTTCTCCAAGGGTGATCCCGCGGATTCCCTCTATATATTGAAAGAAGGAAGGGTGCGCATGGTTTTCCTGTCGGGCAAGGGGGCAGAGACGATTCTGCACATACTCAAGCCAGACGCCGTATTCGGGGAGCTTCTGCTTTCGGAGGAGCGGCGGGCGCTTACCGCCATCGCGGGAACGGAAGTCATTGCCACCGCCCTTCCCAAACGCGGCCTGGTGGAGCTGTTGACCACCATTCCCGCAATTTCCAGGAACTTCCTCCGGATCCTGTCGAGGCGTCTTGCGAAAGTGGAAAAGGAATTCGGGGATTTCGGCCACACCTGGTCCTACCACCGGCTTGCGCAGATTCTGCTGCAGCTGGCCGACGAGCACGGCCAGGAAACGGCTCAGGGCACCGTCATATCCCTGCGCCTGACGCATGAGGACATCGCGAACCTGATCGGGACGACGCGTGAGACGGTCACGACACAACTGAACCGGTTCCGGCGTATGAAGCTTGTGGGAAGGCAAGGGAGTAGCATCGTCGTCCACCGGCGCCGATTGGAGGATTTCGCGTCATCGGTCGAGGCGCGGCGCCCCCTTCCCTGA